Part of the Vigna unguiculata cultivar IT97K-499-35 chromosome 3, ASM411807v1, whole genome shotgun sequence genome, CATgggttaaagaaaaataaatatatttatttacaatatttaaagTTTACATTTAAGTAACTAAAAGCATTTAATAATGTACACTGATTTCCtaagcaattttttttgtaaaagtgtTTTCTTGTGTATTAAGTTTCGTTAACTTAATTATTGAATAGTTTAATAACACCTCAACAAACATTCATAACAAAACTTAAGCATTAGTAATTTTGTAGTTTGAAGTGgtttttattgttgttgattttattataaattaggaaattaaagaaattttattgctatatattttataaatgctatttaaaaatatattttgatttaataatatcaattaatttgcaaattacatatatttttattatttgtttccaAAACATATCAAATAGGAATAACAATCACTATCCTATTTTGACCCATTCTACATAAGAAATATGAACTAATTTATCTGACACGCTTCACAAAACGTTTGGTCCATGGGTTTACGCGCCGGCCTGCGACccaaatgtaaaattatttattttgtatttttttcactaattttaataaccttattattatttaattaaattataaaaaataaaagattctataattctattttttttaaataattaatattcaaattttataattcataatttttaagtacaattatgttgaaaataaaaatgattttgatcaattagaacaaaaaaaatgcGAACAATAAGATTACTTTTGGATGgactagaaaaaaaattataatagataactgcttataaaaaacacacaatgTACTATATTCGTGCCACCAATTTAGAGAGATTTAAAAAGTCAACAGGACTATGCGGACCAATACGGATTGATCCATCATTATACGTGTTGTGAATTAAGAAGGACAAACCTAAGCAGAccaatcaacaaattaaaatactcaattcatttagattttttattgcGGGCCTCACACATCAATCATTGTCATCCTAATATCAAAATGAAtcacacacatatacatatatatatatatatatatatatataatcaaaatatttgaattatctTACTATATATTATTGGAGtcagttttatgaaaaaagCTACATAATGTAAaggatttaaatttttgttaaaactaagtttaataaatttagtGAATAGGTTGTCTTGACTAATGACGTATTTCAACAATTGGAAAATACGAAATAATGGATCATAAAATTAATGATTCTCTTTTTTTGAGTTATTAATAGTTCAATCTTTCAATTAGTCTTGGATAAACGCACGTACAAGATTGTTTAGGGTTTTTTAAAAATGACAATTTGGGGGCGTGGATAACTCACTTATTAGTCACACACTCCTAAGTGAAAGAGAACAGTTCACTTTGTGCTTAAAATGAGATGGAGACTGGAAAAGAAAagctcaaaaaaataaaaaatagtgataaTTGAAAATCCTATATACAGATCTATAGCACTGTACATCAATTACAAGTTTTCAACATATATAGATAGAACAATTTTTGAATCTCTATTCTATTAGAAAGTTCATCCTtcatatctttaaatttatgacaACAGTAATACTAACCGCTCAATCGCATTGTAAAAggattttttctaattaaatgaaatatcagAATTCGATAATCCTTTTAAGTGGTAGGGATGATGAAATTTATGATTGATTATTCGAAGACGCATTCAACATCATTTAGTGAATCGCCGTTGATCTCACATGGTTCACCATCACCATCGAAGTTTGGCAGGGAAATACTGCAATGCAAGTGgccaaattaaaagaaaataagaaccCCAAATATATAAACAACAACATCgacagaataaaataaaagttccCACTTTCTCGATCAGTGACAAATAGTATGGCTTAACTTTCTCCACGTCGACTAGAACTTTGCTCTTGCTATACAGATCATATTTGCTGCATGATGAATAATgtacaaaattatatacattatatGACAGTGAAATAGATCAATGCAAACAACTCAAAACTATAGATACGTACTTGAATACTTTGAGCcatttcaaattctcaacaTCTTCTTCATTCATCAAGTGAGTATATCCACCTTCCCTGTGCAGAgctacaaaattaattataagttgtTCTCATTTACGTTTGTTGGCCAGAGATAAAGCAACATATATATGGTCTGTGTCGAAACTGCTTACGATAGAAAGAGTGAAATCTGATTATGAACAATGCTGGAGATGGCAAAGTGCTGCCATTTTTCTTAGCAACCTGTACATTGCAATGCACCACCATGCattgttattatataattttacatatatatatatatatatatatatatatatatatatatatatatatatatacatgtgtgGTGAAGTTTATGTATAGCTTACCAAATACATATATTCATCGTGTCCCCATGACATCATTACGTTGTGTAGCCCACATCCTTCGGTGTAGATCCCATTCTTAGTTCTATATGCAGGGCATTGGCAATCTGGGTTGTTCTTGAAATACTGCATTCATCAAGAATGCAATTAGGGTTTATCAATAtctatttaagaataaaatgcTTCGTAATTGATAACACGAAATCGGTTTACCTTATGATGAATATTTGATTCGTCAAAGGCGCAGCCTAAGGGGAACGTATCTCCTGCAAATATTCCAGTAATTAACTTGTTCAATCAAAATTCCCaattattcaaatttcaaaacaaagtgGAATCAAGAAGAAGAAGGTTGTTACCAACAACGGCCCATTGAGGAAGTGAACCAAAacgaggaagaagaaggatCTTTCCAAGATCTGAAACATGGCAACAAGATCATTGATAGGGTATAGCATCGAAATTGATTGATATAGGGTTTATGTACCATGAATGAGAGCGGTCAAATGCAACCAATCTTGATCGGGATAGTCTTTTCTGATGGCCTCAGCAGATTGCAACAAATGCTGAATTTGAGGTTCGTCCAAATCAGGATCGCTGTCATCCACCACTTCATTCAGCATCTCACAACATTCCCATATACCCATTTCAGCTTTGTCCAGTGTCATATATTTCCCTCATTTTCTTGGCCTAGATCCAAATATCAATAATCATCATTTTAATCACCATTTTCATTAATTCCTTCGTTTGAATCGAAAAGTTTTATTGGTGAAAATAATTCAACATATTCCTCTGCTTACAAAGTCGTATGTCGGGTTTATGTGTTGCAACCTATAAAACTCCTCCACGCTCTTCTTCCTTTCGCTTTCAACGTCATAATCTCTGTTTCATTCAAAAGAGAAAGACTAGAATAAATGTAAAGATATGATTAATACTTCAAAttggaaacaaaacaaaacacctGCAGTTAATTTAGAAGATGAACATATGAAATTAAACCTGAAGGAGTGGCCATATGAATTGATAGGTGGAGCCATAAATCCATCTTTCGCCTCATTCTTTGACACGTTATTCCCTTGAAGTTGTGACCCAGTGCATGCAATGTGAGgataagaaatattaattagGTTAGCGATAAGAAATTAATTTGTGCAAAAACGAAAGCTATGAGCAAAAAACATTGATGCTAATTACCGTGTGCAGGTTGGTCATTGAGGATGGCCATTTGATCTTGActgagaagaagagagaaatggatgggaaaataatattatttcaaaacaaaaaaaaaggtagGGTATTTATATGTTTTCATGTATCGGAAATATTAATGTGATCATAAGGTCAAAATGAATTGGAAGCTCCAAATAcagataaaaaattgttatttgttttggCCAATTAATGTCATTCTTTATGAAGCAACGGAGTTACCGGAATACCCCTGTCCCTGCTTTAAGGATTTGATTCGTTGTatgataaataacaaaataggATATTTTCGTCATAACatatttgtaattatatttaGTGTTTGAGaaacacaaaatattaaaattaataaaaataaacttaactaaattataaagattcatatattatttatataattattttcatattataaaaatctATATAAAAACCTAAAGGTATGATTAAGAtcttaaaaattgtattatttaatttataatttaataaataatataatttaaatttatacgtCACAGTAATTATAgatacaatataaataatatatgttaaattaaaaattatgatatatatatatatatatatataaatactaacAAAGTtgtagaaaattttatttatttacatatatagttactccttttaaatatataataaataaattacacaaaattcaaaaaaaaataaataatattataatgcaAACATTTTTCCTtggaattatatttaaataacgataaattatttttatattttaattacttttataatttaaattattgtataaGTATTATGTAAAAGGAGGGAGAGAAAATTTATCCTATCCTATTAAACTTAATTAGgttaacttatatttttattagcaacaagaatatatttatttacatataaaagaaatacttaGAAGGTTCAATccatacataattaaaaagataaaattttgtaGATAAACTATAAACGCGGAGTAcataaatattacataattaGTTATGCTTAATTACAAATGAATTTTAGAGTTAAAGATGTTAGATTGAATATTAGGAAACTCATTACACAAACCATTAAAAATATTGGATTGGGTTGAGTTGAGTTTATTTACTTTTAGGTTAAATGAGATTCGATTGGATTAATTGAGCCaaaatttaagtttttgttaaaaaatatataattttagatatcaaccgttttagaaaaaataacacaataacaCTTAAAGTAAGTCAATAAATTAagtcataataaattattcaaactaattcaaagtatataaaaacatatatatgacATAATTTATCCATAACATTACcataaattgaattttagaGTGAGTCACAGATCACTTGTactaaattaatcatttaagtAAGATATTATTTGGATTAAGTCAAGTTTAATccaatcacaaataaaattcaacCTTATAAGGTTGGATTGGGTTGGATAGGATCATTTCCTAACCCAAACCATTAAACAAccctaaaaaaattgttacttcCTTACATTGCAAtttggataaaaatatattttatccataAAAAAATCACCAGCCAAATTATCCCTATATAGCTTTAATTTGAGTTTAAAACATTCCTTTTTCGTCCTCTTTTGTATAATTGGACAGTTTTtcgaaaataatataatttccaTAAATcatatttgtgatgattttgTCTCATGCCCAAGTGTTAATTCACCAATATAAATCATggattatgatattttaatcaacacttttttattttttaaagtttatttttcaatccacatttaacttttttttcttttcaagtcacattaataattactttcGTTCATTGAGGTGCTCTTATATGTatattgtcaaaattttatcaacaaaattttgttaaaaataattttctttatttttataaggaTTATAAcattttgacaaactttttttGTGACGAAGTTAGTTTTTCAACATACaccaaacatttttattttctatttaagtctatcaaatctttttttttttcatccattgAAATGATACTACATATATATTGTCAAAAGTTTGTcaacaaataattttccattttataatatttttcctatgtttaatataattttttaaaactaaacttCATTTACTCTTTCTTTAATATAAGGAATACATTATAATGATAGAtaagtgaaaaataatattatcatatcaCGTTCCCATTACAAACATGAAAAAATTGAGATCTTGTGTTGATGCAACAAACATGAATAAGTTAGGAAGTCCTGTGTATATTATATGCAAAAggattctaattttttttttatcccaaacttttatttaacacgtttataattaaatagagaacaaaaattattttaaaagtttagtgacagtaattagaaaaataaacttcatattttattttttttattggttttttcaaccaaatattttaaattcatcttatttctttaacatttgttaACATGGAAGATGAATTTAGTGTCCTTCCAAATTTTGTGggaatgttatattttaaaccGTAAACCaaacttaaatacattttttccgacttcaaattcaaataaataaataaataaataaaagtttccTATCTACTATACGagtaattctaaaattttccTTAATATGCATTAGTCCTTTAactttgtttacttttattttaggactgttttatattgaatatttaacatttttagcatattaattatatttgtttttatttattattttcttcatgaaatgattttaaatgaaaaatagagaTAATTAATTAGAATCATTATCGTCTTTCTTGACTTATAAGGAAGGAGGTTTGATTAcaataaattatgatattttttttcataacaaaaacatTCCTAATATTAATGTCATTTTAGActtatccttttttttattaatagaataTTCTTACTTATCTTTTTTCTTatgatagaaaataaattatgttgaCTTATAAAACATCACAAGTCAAGAAAAGGAGGAGGACGCGAAAAGTTGAAGTATGTTAAACATGAAATATTTAAGCACTCAATGAATCTCCACCTTTATCGCACAACGACGAAGAAAGATGTGAatcatattttacattatacatatgaataattttattgatagaaGATACCAAATTGCAAGTGAATGATAGAATGGATTTTCAATATAATTCTAACACGCTTGtgaataaaagagaaaaaaaatccaaataattCGTTGAATCGCTTCGTCAGAATAATTAAAGTCATTCTCCTCACTCCCTTGACCTCAAATGAATCACCATTTAAGCTTCTTGGGAAAATACTGCAAGtaacaataaagaaaataagaaaacacatcgaaaaaaatttattaaatacaaaacaaaataggCAGAGTTGGAATTTAACTCTCACCTTTTCAATGAGTGATATGTAGTATGGCTTAACTTTCTCTACATCAACAAGAACTTTGCTCTTGCTGTAAAGATCATACTTGCtacacaaaaatatatcaaaagatTATATATGTGAGAAACAGTAAAAAATGTGCACAGATGACCAAATTCACAGAACAGAAAACAGAAACATACTTAAATATTTTGAGCCATTTCAAGTTCTCGAAGTCTTCTTCATTCATCAAGTGAGTATATGCACCTTCCTTGTGTAAGGCTACACAATTATGTtacacatattatatatatgctggtttacacaaaaacaaagttcacagacaaaaagaaaaaaacacttaCGATAGAAAGAGTGATATCTGATAATGAACAATCCTGCAGATGGCAAAGTGCTGCCATTTTCTTTAGCAACCTTCACAAAACCAATGATTGTTCACATTATTAGACCTCAAAAGAAGCACTATATGCTAAAAACATGTTTACATAAACTTTGCAGAGACCCACCATATACATGTAATCATCATGTCCCCATGACATGGCCACGTTGTCTAGTCCACATCCTTCAGTGTAGATCCCATTTTTAGTGTTATAAGCAGGAGAATTGTAATCAGGGTTGTCCTTGAAATACTGTGTCAGGAATGATATTAGgcttgttaattttatttagaacaGAAAGTACTTTCCCTGACATATTTCTCAGAGAAATTGATTACCTTATGATGAATATTTGACTCGTCAAAGGCACAGCCCACAGGAAATGTATCTCCTGCAAACATCCAATTAACCATTCAATTCAACTAAAATGTTTATTCACACTTGAAAAGAAATTTGGAGTGAAGAACATAAAAACAAAGCTAATTATTATGCAGATGATAACAATGATTGAATGACAGAGGAAGGTTTCTTACCTACAACAGCCCATTGAGGAAGCTCCCCAAAGCTGGGAAGGACAAGAATCTTTCCGAGATCTGAAAAGTCAACAACATCACGTTAATCTCTATTGGTGGAAACAAAGATTGAGATCCAAATATTCAAATCATAAGGGTCAAACAAGGATACGCATAAATATCTCTCTAAATTATACGTTGAACTCTTAGCAAACACCTTGCGtacaagaaaacaaaagataaataCTAGAAACACTGTTCACGCaacatttttaacttttaataccAGAAATATATAACCAAATTCAAAGGGTATATTTACCATGGATGAGAGCAGTCAAATGCAGCCAATCTTCATCAGGATAGTCTTTTCTGATTGCCTCAGCAGACTGAAGCAAATGCTGAATTTGAGGTTCGTCCAAATCAGGGTCGCTATCGTCCACCACCTCATTCAGCAATTCACAACATTCCCATATACCCATTTCAGCTTTGTCCAATTTCCCATATTCCTCCCTCATTCTCTTCACCTGCATTATTAGTAAAATGAATTTTCATCAGCATTGCGTTTTCTTCTCCAGAAATCTCCAACAGACACGAAATTGGTGGAAACAATTGAACAAAACGCTTTGCTTACAAAGTCGTGTGTCTGGTTTATGTGTTGCAACCTATAAAATTCCTCCACACCCTTTTGTCTCTCGCTTTCGGCCTCATAATCCCTGCCAGATATTTCAAAACCCCCGAGTCAGTttcattcaaaacaaaaaagcaTATAATTAAGACTTGAAATTGAGAAAAACCAAGATCAGAAAATATGGAATGGAATGGAATGAAATTAAAACCTGAAGGATTGGCCAAATGAATTGATTTCCGGGGCATTAAATGCATCTTTCGACTCATTGTTTGGCACTTGAAATCCACCGTCCAAAACAAGCTCATTGGTTTCTACAACCTGAACATTTTTCCCTTCAACATGCGACTCTGCAATGCATGCAATATGCGAGCTTAGTTACGTAATGTAAAATcagaaaccaaaataaaaagaaaagaaaaaacaaccaTACCAAGTAGAACGGGTTGCTCAATGAGGATGGTCATTCTCTCCCGCacggaaaacaaaaaataccaGAATAGCTGGCAATGAGCAGAAAAATGCAGAGAGAAAATGAATGTGGTAACAATGTTTGGGAAGAGggtatatatatagtatatagtCCTTGAATGTCCTGACCAGAGAATTTGGAAGCTGGGAGTCCTGAACAGAAAATTCCAATTAAGTAGAAATGAGAAGTTGTTGGTTGGGGAGGGGTTATAAGAAATAttgatatgattattattagAATGTGTGAATAAAAGATGAAGATGAGCATGAGTCAGCATTACGTGAGAAACATATCTTTAGGTTATGGTCAAAGGTTTTGGCAAACTTCTGACGAGGCATCTACTCAACCATGATGAAATCTTATAACTCCCAATTTTGTTTCAGCACCTTACATTAATATCTGTCCGTTTCGCcgcatttattatatatataaacctatCTTAGCTCATACACACCGTTCACTCTTtccatataaataaattatctattaataaaacatttaaattttcttcaattccctCGTTTTTATACCAGTAAATGTTGACAACTAagtaatttgaaattaaaaaaaggacatttaggattttttcttttcttttattacgACGGGGTCTTTTTCATTcaaatagatttaaaaaaatatttcagttttttttttaattttttatataatgttttatctTATATCTTTTGTTGATCCGTTGGAGGGTAATTTATGTTATTAcgtaaatttataaacaaatttccgtttaatttaacttttctcGATAAGGCATTCTAACATTGCATCCCATGGAATGAATGCTTCGACAGTAAAGGAAGCGTGTTCCTGTTTCcccttaaattattaattatataaataatagttgAGTGCTGATATAGAAAAGTGTAACGATTTGCTTTCAACCAATAGCACGCGAgtattacaattaaattaatatacttcaaaaaaaaagttatatatatatatatatatatatatatatatattgcataaTCAAGTAGAGTCAGAGAGTTAACACAAGTGGTCGATTGACATACAATAGTTTTCTTGGAAATTGACTGCCTTTAAATAGGTACAAGCTTGTAGAACAAATTTTATTCATTGTGGAGCGTTTAACCTTTTTCGGATGTGGCGATCACTACGAATATCATGAAAATATGAGTCAACGAGCAACCAGCTGCTAGCAGCGCTAAGCGAACAATACATTGGTTATCAAGACTCAATTGTTgatcatataaaaatatgtcTCAATGAGCATCCAACCATCTCAGCGGAACCAAGCAAACGATACATTGGTCGTCAAGGCCCAaatattgatcatatgaaaGTATATGTGTCAATGAGCGGTCAATCACCTTAGCAATGCTAAATATAAGTAGATATATGTCGGACAACGACGTTCGACATGTAATGCTGAACAACATCAGAAATAAACAAGTTCATCGACAAGTAAGATTAAACATAAATGGATGCACGAAATGAAATTAATGGATTTCTATTGACTTGTTAACAAGTACTCATGATTTATTACAATGAAGTGAATCTAAATGTTCTAGACATTGCAAACTATCGGCAATGAGAACATCTTACAAAAGTCTAAATGTGTGAGAGGTTTATCCccttttattaacaaaatacgTCAATACAAATGATTTTTGTCATCCTCCAAACTAGTAATATAAACTTCTTCAACAATATGCACTGAGATCATATCTCTCTTTGTGCAAAGAAAAGGTAATTGTGATAGAAAATATCACAAGTATTCTTAAGAACCTAGACAAatgtacttttaaaaaatatttagataaatgGAAAATTTCTTGATCTTAATCTTGTAAGCAATTTCAAATGATATGAAACCCTAAAATGCATTTACTTAGCTTTTCTTTTCATAGtaggcatttttttttctaccagtgcaatgtaattttattataactttggTATCATcccatgttttttttaataaaattttattacaagcATGAGTCTATTTAGTGGGAAGGTGTCggtttttttaaggaaaatattttaggaaaTTTGATAATGTTTAATAAACGAGTTTGGTATGAGAAATCcggtattttttttaattaataaaattttattgcaAGCATGAGTCTATTTAGTGGGAAGGTGTTggtttttttcaagaaaaagctTTTAGGAAATTtgataatgtttaataaatTGATGAATAGGAAGAGTTGGAGTGCGAAGGAAGCTACGATCATTGACAGCAGAGTGCGAGACGCGGCTTTTATGCTTCCACCGAATCCAAAACACAGACAAATAATTAGCTGTAGGAAAAGGACCAATGCGTTGTATATATATCAGGGAAAAATATcgcatttatttc contains:
- the LOC114176763 gene encoding inositol oxygenase 2-like, yielding MTILIEQPVLLESHVEGKNVQVVETNELVLDGGFQVPNNESKDAFNAPEINSFGQSFRDYEAESERQKGVEEFYRLQHINQTHDFVKRMREEYGKLDKAEMGIWECCELLNEVVDDSDPDLDEPQIQHLLQSAEAIRKDYPDEDWLHLTALIHDLGKILVLPSFGELPQWAVVGDTFPVGCAFDESNIHHKYFKDNPDYNSPAYNTKNGIYTEGCGLDNVAMSWGHDDYMYMVAKENGSTLPSAGLFIIRYHSFYPLHKEGAYTHLMNEEDFENLKWLKIFNKYDLYSKSKVLVDVEKVKPYYISLIEKYFPKKLKW